From one Acipenser ruthenus chromosome 21, fAciRut3.2 maternal haplotype, whole genome shotgun sequence genomic stretch:
- the LOC117427718 gene encoding ras-related protein Rab-27A, which translates to MSDGDYDYLIKFLALGDSGVGKTSFLYQYTDGKFNSKFITTVGIDFREKRVIYKSCGPEGNSVRGQRIHIQLWDTAGQERFRSLTTAFFRDSMGFLLLFDLTNEQSFLNVRSWMSQLQMHAYCENPDIVLCGNKCDLDDQRAVKEEEARELADKYGIPYFETSAANGHNVSKAVDSLLDLIMKRMERCVDKSWIPDGVVRSNGHGSTEQLSDSKDKDQGKCSC; encoded by the exons ATGTCTGATGGGGACTATGATTACCTCATCAAATTCTTAGCTCTGGGAGACTCAGGAGTGGGAAAGACCAGCTTCTTGTACCAGTACACAGATGGAAAGTTCAACTCCAAGTTTATCACAACTGTGGGCATAGACTTCAGAGAAAAAAGGGTG ATATATAAATCTTGTGGCCCAGAGGGGAATTCTGTCAGAGGGCAAAGAATACACATTCAGCTGTGGGACACGGCAGGACAGGAAAg GTTTCGAAGTTTAACAACAGCGTTCTTCAGGGATTCCATGGGCTTTCTTTTGCTATTTGATCTCACAAATGAGCAAAGTTTCCTTAACGTCAGAAGCTGGATGA GTCAGTTACAGATGCATGCATATTGTGAAAACCCAGACATTGTTTTATGTGGCAACAAATGTGATCTGGACGACCAGAGAGCAGTGAAGGAAGAGGAAGCCAGGGAGCTTGCTGATAAATATGG gattccTTACTTTGAAACGAGTGCAGCGAACGGGCACAATGTGAGCAAAGCAGTGGACTCTCTGCTGGATCTCATCATGAAGCGAATGGAGCGGTGCGTGGACAAATCGTGGATACCTGACGGGGTGGTGCGCTCCAACGGCCACGGCTCtacagagcagctcagtgacagcAAGGACAAAGACCAGGGCAAGTGCAGCTGTTAA